A single Venturia canescens isolate UGA chromosome 1, ASM1945775v1, whole genome shotgun sequence DNA region contains:
- the LOC122415076 gene encoding protein RCC2 homolog, whose protein sequence is MSAKRKNVGVKKGRGKSRKVEYDEEDISSEQESEVDDAEVDADADPEAGGKTGGDATEEDTAEDISKIPELHPPEGGWGKPGTLLMCGLTNWEMAGRKAPPKGPISNIGRSLWTPHTFKNLNGARIRLVASGPAASHSIIVTEDNRCLAFGRNDKGQLGLGDTKRRDDPTEIEALKGHTVIAAACGRNHTLFLTSRGIVFGAGDNKLGQCGVGKADACILAATKVKYTGPPIVKVGCGAEFSMILDIKGGLHSFGSPEYGALGHNTDGKYFVTNTKMGFHFEKVPKRIVLYVERGKDGHVTPLDRVEITDFSCGHHHTVAIDSKSRAFSWGFGGVGRLGHNEQRDELVPRLIKYLEPPNRGVRSVHCGSTYSIAINVHGSALMFGQTKRTGEANMYPKPIPDLSGWEIRCVGCSQTSVVVAADESLIAWGASPTFGELGFGDMRKSSTTPMEVKALEGLHVHAVTCGLSHTLMIVRDESEEEKAKIEKLEVYSV, encoded by the exons atgtcggCTAAACGAAAAAACGTAGGCGTAAAAAAAGGTCGGGGTAAATCGCGCAAAGTTGAATACGATGAAGAAGATATTTCGAGCGAACAAGAATCAGAAGTCGATGACGCCGAGGTCGACGCTGATGCTGATCCCGAGGCCGGTGGAAAAACCGGCGGGGACGCTACAGAAGAGGATACTGCTGAggacatatccaaaattccaGAATTACATCCACCCGAG gGAGGGTGGGGTAAGCCTGGCACATTACTGATGTGTGGCCTGACCAACTGGGAAATGGCAGGACGTAAAGCTCCTCCGAAGGGCCCCATTTCCAATATCGGTAGAAGTCTCTGGACGCCGCATacgtttaaaaatttgaacggTGCCAGGATTCGCCTGGTCGCATCTGGTCCAGCTGCTTCTCACAGCATTATAGTTACCGAAGACAACAGGTGTTTGGCCTTTGGAAGAAATGACAAGG GACAATTGGGATTGGGTGATACGAAGCGACGAGACGATCCTACAGAGATCGAAGCCTTGAAAGGTCACACGGTCATAGCAGCTGCGTGTGGTCGTAATCACACACTGTTTTTAACGAGTCGCGGTATAGTGTTTGGGGCAGGTGACAACAAGCTTGGTCAGTGCGGGGTAGGAAAAGCAGACGCTTGTATATTGGCAGCAACGAAAGTTAAATACACCGGACCGCCGATTGTGAAAGTTGGCTGTGGTGCTGAGTTCTCAATGATATTGGACATAAAAGGTGGTCTTCACAGCTTTGGAAGTCCCGAATACGGCGCCCTGGGTCATAATACAGACGGAAAGTATTTCGTGACAAATACCAAGATGGGATTCCACTTTGAGAAAGTACCAAAGAGAATAGTATTGTACGTAGAGCGCGGTAAAGACGGTCACGTGACGCCGCTCGATCGCGTCGAAATAACCGATTTCAGTTGCGGTCATCATCATACCGTGGCGATTGACAGTAAAAGTCGTGCTTTCTCATGGGGCTTCGGTGGTGTCGGTCGCCTCGGACACAACGAGCAACGCGACGAACTTGTGCCACGTCTCATTAAGTATCTTGAACCACCGAATCGCGGTGTCCGCAGCGTTCACTGCGGTAGTACTTACAGTATCGCCATAAACGTGCATGGCTCGGCTCTTATGTTCGGACAAACTAAACGTACCGGTGAAGCGAATATGTATCCAAAGCCGATACCTGATCTATCCGGTTGGGAAATAAGATGCGTCGGTTGCTCACAAACGAGCGTCGTCGTTGCTGCTGACGAGTCTCTCATCGCTTGGGGCGCCAGTCCAACTTTCGGCGAATTG GGCTTCGGCGATATGCGCAAGTCGTCAACAACTCCGATGGAAGTGAAGGCTCTCGAGGGTTTGCACGTTCACGCGGTCACCTGTGGTCTGTCTCATACTCTGATGATCGTTCGCGACGAAtccgaggaagaaaaagctaAAATTGAGAAACTCGAGGTCTACTCGGTTTAA
- the Tcs4 gene encoding probable tRNA N6-adenosine threonylcarbamoyltransferase, mitochondrial isoform X1, translating to MDLTFCRSKTVHPVCKRFFDLFMVKRYFGVSKPAVILGIETSCDETGCAVVDSNANILGEALHSQHLLHLNRGGIVPPLAQDLHREHITEVCEKALRSANLRLRDVDAIAATVKPGLPLSLDIGTKFGKYLSKLGGKPFIPIHHMEAHALTARMIEKVDFPFLVLLVSGGHCLLAVVKDVGKFYLLGGTIDDAPGEAFDKSSRRLKMRNIPDYKDLNGGAAIELAASRATDPFQFSFEPTMPHYKDCNFSFAGMKNMLLTFTKKQEKEYNILGDGIIPDLNNLCAGFQIAVARHVCHRTKRAMIFCQTKELLPQENPTLVVSGGVACNNFLAKGLNIVCSELGYKFVRPPPQLCTDNGIMIAWNGVEKWMADIGVLRDQKEINEVVIQRRAPLGEDWTEKVRKASISCKMIKPHQFYDS from the exons ATGGATCTCACGTTTTGCCGGAGCAAAACGGTTCATCCAGTGtgcaaacgtttttttgaTCTTTTCATGGTGAAAAGATATTTTGGAGTTTCAAAACCAGCTGTAATTCTTGGAATCGAAACCAGTTGCGATGAAACCGGCTGTGCTGTAGTTGACAGCAATGCTAATATTCTCGGCGAAGCGCTTCATTCTCAACACTTACTCCACTTGAA TCGTGGAGGAATTGTTCCACCACTTGCTCAAGATTTGCACAGAGAACATATAACAGAAGTTTGTGAGAAAGCTCTGCGATCAGCAAACTTGCGATTGCGAGATGTTGATGCAATTGCAGCTACAGTCAAACCTGGACTTCCTTTATCTTTGGATATAGGTACCAAATTTGGCAAATATTTATCCAAACTTGGTGGAAAACCATTTATACCCATTCATCATATGGAAGCACATGCTCTGACAGCAAGAATGATTGAAAAG GTGGATTTTCCTTTTCTAGTGCTACTTGTATCCGGTGGACATTGTCTCCTAGCAGTTGTGAAGGATGtgggaaaattttatttacttgGTGGAACAATAGACGATGCGCCGGGTGAAGCGTTTGACAAG TCATCTCGAAGATTGAAGATGAGAAACATCCCTGACTACAAAGATTTGAATGGTGGAGCAGCAATAGAGCTTGCAGCAAGCCGAGCAACGGAcccttttcaattttcttttgagCCAACAATGCCTCACTACAAGGACTGCAATTTTAGTTTCGCAGGGATGAAAAATATGCTGTTGACGTTCACAAAGAAGcaggaaaaagaatataacATTTTGGGCGATGGGATAATCCCTGACCTCAATAATCTCTGCGCAGGATTTCAAATTGCCGTTGCGAGACACGTGTGCCATAGAACGAAACGAGCAATGATATTTTGTCAGACAAAAGAATTATTGCCTCAAGAAAACCCTACATTG GTTGTATCGGGTGGAGTAGCGTGTAATAATTTCCTTGCAAAAGGTCTGAACATAGTTTGTTCGGAACTGGGATACAAATTCGTCAGACCTCCACCACAGCTTTGTACTGATAATGGTATAATGATCGCTTGGAATGGGGTTGAAAAGTGGATGGCGGACATTGGGGTTCTCAGAgatcaaaaagaaataaatgaagtAGTTATACAGAGAAGAGCTCCATTGGGTGAAGATTGGACAGAAAAAGTGCGTAAAGCATCAATATCATGTAAAATGATAAAGCCTCATCAATTCTACGATTCGTGA
- the Tcs4 gene encoding probable tRNA N6-adenosine threonylcarbamoyltransferase, mitochondrial isoform X2, translating to MRRGGIVPPLAQDLHREHITEVCEKALRSANLRLRDVDAIAATVKPGLPLSLDIGTKFGKYLSKLGGKPFIPIHHMEAHALTARMIEKVDFPFLVLLVSGGHCLLAVVKDVGKFYLLGGTIDDAPGEAFDKSSRRLKMRNIPDYKDLNGGAAIELAASRATDPFQFSFEPTMPHYKDCNFSFAGMKNMLLTFTKKQEKEYNILGDGIIPDLNNLCAGFQIAVARHVCHRTKRAMIFCQTKELLPQENPTLVVSGGVACNNFLAKGLNIVCSELGYKFVRPPPQLCTDNGIMIAWNGVEKWMADIGVLRDQKEINEVVIQRRAPLGEDWTEKVRKASISCKMIKPHQFYDS from the exons ATGCG TCGTGGAGGAATTGTTCCACCACTTGCTCAAGATTTGCACAGAGAACATATAACAGAAGTTTGTGAGAAAGCTCTGCGATCAGCAAACTTGCGATTGCGAGATGTTGATGCAATTGCAGCTACAGTCAAACCTGGACTTCCTTTATCTTTGGATATAGGTACCAAATTTGGCAAATATTTATCCAAACTTGGTGGAAAACCATTTATACCCATTCATCATATGGAAGCACATGCTCTGACAGCAAGAATGATTGAAAAG GTGGATTTTCCTTTTCTAGTGCTACTTGTATCCGGTGGACATTGTCTCCTAGCAGTTGTGAAGGATGtgggaaaattttatttacttgGTGGAACAATAGACGATGCGCCGGGTGAAGCGTTTGACAAG TCATCTCGAAGATTGAAGATGAGAAACATCCCTGACTACAAAGATTTGAATGGTGGAGCAGCAATAGAGCTTGCAGCAAGCCGAGCAACGGAcccttttcaattttcttttgagCCAACAATGCCTCACTACAAGGACTGCAATTTTAGTTTCGCAGGGATGAAAAATATGCTGTTGACGTTCACAAAGAAGcaggaaaaagaatataacATTTTGGGCGATGGGATAATCCCTGACCTCAATAATCTCTGCGCAGGATTTCAAATTGCCGTTGCGAGACACGTGTGCCATAGAACGAAACGAGCAATGATATTTTGTCAGACAAAAGAATTATTGCCTCAAGAAAACCCTACATTG GTTGTATCGGGTGGAGTAGCGTGTAATAATTTCCTTGCAAAAGGTCTGAACATAGTTTGTTCGGAACTGGGATACAAATTCGTCAGACCTCCACCACAGCTTTGTACTGATAATGGTATAATGATCGCTTGGAATGGGGTTGAAAAGTGGATGGCGGACATTGGGGTTCTCAGAgatcaaaaagaaataaatgaagtAGTTATACAGAGAAGAGCTCCATTGGGTGAAGATTGGACAGAAAAAGTGCGTAAAGCATCAATATCATGTAAAATGATAAAGCCTCATCAATTCTACGATTCGTGA
- the LOC122415108 gene encoding uncharacterized protein, which translates to MDVGSEREIFCPGNVNTNDSITNSNCYTSDGTTVSTWTSNSQHNVGSEKFKTHQPQEYLGDELVKVLTWAAYRTYKYQPSDPMHYYAHQLLRWRYGDVLEKNSP; encoded by the exons ATGGACGTTGGGTCGGAACGCGAGATTTTTTGTCCTGGAAATGTTAACACAAATGATTCAATAACTAATTCAAATTGTTACACATCAGATGGAACAACCGTTTCCACTTGGACGTCAAATTCACAGCATAATGTTGGATCGGAAAAGTTTAAGACTCATCAGCCACAGGAATATCTTGG AGACGAATTGGTGAAAGTTTTAACTTGGGCAGCGTACAGGACGTACAAGTATCAACCATCGGATCCCATGCATTATTATGCCCATCAACTCTTGCGCTGGCGTTATGGCGATGTACTGGAAAAGAATTCGCCCTAA
- the LOC122415100 gene encoding ras-related protein Rab-18-like, translating into MDQEVLTTLKVLMIGESNVGKSSILLRFTEDEFYDNMQSTVGMDYKTKQITIDGNSVKLAIWDTAGQERFRTLTPSYYRDGQGAILVYDVTDRNTFVKLETWLEELNAYCNKMDIVKMVVGNKIDLPNREVSTDEALQFARRHQTLYIESSAKTADGVKCCFEELVQKILQTPGLWDTYSPRLHALGNNTGVGGARNRLGKRGILLTDDYQPQEAYSACSYC; encoded by the exons ATGGACCAGGAAGTTTTAACGACTCTCAAGGTCCTAATGATCGGCGAATCGAACGTTGGAAAATCAAG CATATTATTGAGATTCACCGAAGATGAATTTTATGACAATATGCAGAGCACCGTTGGTATGGATTACAAGACAAAACAAATCACAATCGATGGCAATTCTGTTAAATTAGCTATATGG GATACAGCTGGACAGGAACGTTTCAGAACTTTGACACCAAGTTACTACAGGGATGGTCAGGGAGCAATACTCGTTTATGATGTTACCGACAGGAACACATTTGTCAAGCTGGAAACTTGGCTTGAAGAGTTGAACGCGTATTGTAATAAGATGGACATTGTCAAAATGGTTGTCGGCAACAAAATTGATTTGCCCAACAGGGAAGTGAGCACAGACGAGGCACTACAGTTTGCGAGGAGACATCAAACGCTGTACATCGAGAGCAGCGCAAAAACTGCGGATGGTGTGAAGTGTTGTTTTGAAGAATTGGTTCAGAAG ATTCTACAAACTCCCGGTCTATGGGACACGTATTCGCCAAGACTGCATGCATTAGGGAACAACACAGGCGTCGGTGGGGCTAGAAATCGCTTGGGCAAGCGAGGAATCTTACTCACGGATGATTATCAGCCACAAGAAGCTTATTCCGCTTGCAGCTATTGTTAG
- the LOC122415095 gene encoding GTP-binding protein 10 homolog: protein MVFLTNCLGYVIKKVPRKYLRSGFMDSLRIHVKAGSGGMGLPRYGGIGGRGGHVYIVTNEKVTLEMLTAKARKTKFFAGHGGSSTSSGLIGLEGKDLCIEAPLGISVYSEDGALLGDLNSTGAKLKIAAGGIGGCPETGFSGQKGQAHCIQLDLKLIADVGLVGFPNAGKSTLLRAVSQAKPKIASYPFTTMRPHLGTVIYPDLRTITVADLPGLIEGAHANIGMGHKFLKHLSRTKLLVFMVDVQGFQLSVKHGKRSCLETVILLNKEVELYKPDLLKTPAILIVNKMDTENASNIYSEIEPSLKNLSTVLENYPEEMRPETVLKFEEIITTSMSLKKTEDVEKVKNCIRNVLDSYYERQAEKLSGSKELKLIDRFKREMRQKAPVLV, encoded by the exons ATGGTCTTCCTCACAAATTGCTTAGGTTATGTCATAAAAAAG GTCCCAAGGAAATATCTGCGTAGTGGATTCATGGATTCCCTCAGAATTCATGTTAAAGCTGGATCTGGAGGAATGGGTCTGCCTCGTTACGGTGGAATTGGAGGCAGAGGTGGTCATGTTTATATAGTAACTAATGAAAAAGTTACTCTGGAAATGTTAACAGCAAAGGCCAggaaaacaaagttttttgcAGGGCATGGAGGCAGTAGTACAAGTTCTGGTTTAATTGGATTAGAAGGCAAAGATTTATGTATTGAAGCACCACTGGGTATTTCCGTTTATAGCGAAGATGGTGCACTCCTAG GTGATCTAAACAGCACGGGAGCAAAACTGAAAATAGCTGCTGGTGGAATTGGTGGTTGTCCCGAAACTGGTTTCAGTGGACAAAAAGGTCAAGCGCATTGTATTCAATTAGATCTCAAGCTCATAGCGGATGTTGGCCTTGTGGGTTTCCCGAACGCCGGAAAAAGTACTCTCCTGAGAGCTGTGTCTCAAGCAAAACCAAAAATAGCATCGTATCCAT TCACAACAATGCGACCTCATCTTGGTACAGTGATTTATCCAGATCTGAGGACAATTACTGTGGCTGATTTGCCAGGTCTCATAGAAGGTGCTCACGCAAATATTGGAATGGGTCACAAATTTCTAAAACATCTCAGTCGCACAAAACTCCTTGTATTTATGGTCGATGTGCAAGGTTTTCAACTGTCTGTGAAGCATGGAAAACGCAGCTGTCTCGAGACAGTCATTTTACTGAACAAAGAAGTCGAGCTCTACAAACCCGATCTTTTGAAAACGCCTGCTATCTTGATAGTCAACAAAATGGATACAGAAAATGCATCCAATATATACAGTGAAATAGAGccatcattgaaaaatctttctaCCGTTTTGGAAAACTATCCTGAAGAAATGAGACCGGAGACTGTActgaaatttgaagaaattatCACGACCTCAATGtccttaaaaaaaactgaagacgtcgaaaaagtgaaaaattgtatCAGAAACGTGCTTGACAGTTATTACGAAAGGCAAGCTGAAAAGCTCAGTGGATCGAAAGAGTTGAAATTGATTGATAGGTTCAAACGTGAAATGCGACAAAAAGCTCCGGTGCTCGTTTGA